In Kitasatospora sp. NBC_00240, the following are encoded in one genomic region:
- a CDS encoding acyl carrier protein: protein MSSQDVFNLIVEHTREVVPELEDHTFDPADSLRDLGANSIDRAEILMMTLESLAVSIPLHELANAKNIGDLAELIHAKSNS from the coding sequence ATGTCGAGCCAGGACGTCTTCAACCTGATCGTCGAGCACACCCGCGAGGTCGTCCCGGAGCTGGAGGACCACACCTTCGACCCGGCGGACTCGCTGCGGGACCTCGGGGCCAACTCCATCGACCGGGCCGAGATCCTCATGATGACGCTCGAGTCGCTGGCGGTCAGCATCCCGCTGCACGAGCTGGCGAACGCCAAGAACATCGGTGATCTGGCGGAGCTCATCCATGCCAAGTCGAACTCCTGA
- a CDS encoding beta-ketoacyl synthase N-terminal-like domain-containing protein: MPSRTPDTRDIVVTGLGVTSAVGQGKDDFVAALLGGRHAFATMGRPGRQVPPAGAGRDAAEPGFLGAEIADLTMPAAIPARVLRTASLSSRAALATLDEAWREAGLDDADPRRIGLVVGGSNVQQRELTQLHARHADRPEFLRPTYGMAFMDTDLCGFCTEAFPIRGFAQTLGGASASGLLAVLQAVRAVQSGQVDVCIAMGALMDLSYWECLAFRAMGAMGSTRWADDPAAACRPFDRGRDGFVFGEACGAVVIEREGARRHPAPYARYRGGATAMDGNRNPNPSFDGEVGVVRAALAEAGLPASAIDYVNPHGTGSPTGDDTELRALRECGLTGARINATKSITGHGLSAAGAVEVVATLLQMREQKLHPTRNLADPVDPAFHWVREEAEAWSFETAVSLSMGFGGISSAICLQKC, translated from the coding sequence ATGCCAAGTCGAACTCCTGACACGCGCGATATCGTCGTCACCGGCCTCGGCGTCACCAGTGCGGTGGGCCAGGGCAAGGACGACTTTGTCGCCGCACTCCTCGGCGGCCGCCACGCCTTCGCCACGATGGGACGTCCCGGCCGGCAGGTGCCGCCTGCCGGGGCCGGCCGGGACGCCGCCGAACCGGGCTTCCTGGGCGCCGAGATCGCCGACCTGACCATGCCCGCGGCCATCCCGGCGCGGGTGCTGCGGACGGCCTCGCTCTCCTCACGGGCGGCCCTGGCCACCCTCGACGAGGCCTGGCGCGAGGCCGGCCTGGACGACGCCGACCCGCGCCGCATCGGCCTGGTCGTCGGCGGCTCCAACGTCCAGCAGAGGGAACTGACGCAGCTGCACGCCCGGCACGCGGACCGTCCCGAGTTCCTGCGCCCCACCTACGGCATGGCCTTCATGGACACCGACCTGTGCGGGTTCTGCACCGAGGCCTTCCCGATCCGGGGCTTCGCCCAGACGCTGGGCGGGGCCTCGGCCAGTGGTCTGCTCGCGGTGCTCCAGGCGGTGCGGGCGGTGCAGTCGGGCCAGGTCGACGTCTGCATCGCGATGGGTGCGCTGATGGACCTGTCGTACTGGGAGTGCCTGGCGTTCCGGGCGATGGGAGCGATGGGCTCGACCCGCTGGGCCGACGACCCGGCCGCCGCCTGCCGCCCGTTCGACCGGGGCCGGGACGGCTTCGTCTTCGGTGAGGCCTGCGGCGCGGTCGTGATCGAGCGGGAGGGCGCCCGCCGGCACCCCGCGCCGTACGCGCGGTACCGCGGCGGTGCCACCGCGATGGACGGCAACCGCAACCCCAACCCCTCGTTCGACGGCGAAGTCGGCGTCGTCCGGGCGGCGTTGGCGGAGGCCGGCCTGCCGGCCTCGGCGATCGACTACGTCAACCCGCACGGCACCGGATCGCCGACCGGCGACGACACAGAGCTGCGGGCGCTGCGCGAGTGCGGCCTGACCGGGGCGCGGATCAACGCCACCAAGTCGATCACCGGGCACGGGCTCAGCGCGGCCGGCGCCGTCGAGGTGGTCGCCACGCTCCTGCAGATGCGCGAGCAGAAGCTGCACCCCACCCGCAACCTGGCCGACCCGGTGGACCCGGCCTTCCACTGGGTGCGCGAGGAGGCGGAGGCCTGGTCGTTCGAGACGGCCGTCAGCCTCAGCATGGGCTTCGGCGGCATCAGTTCGGCGATCTGCCTGCAGAAATGCTGA
- a CDS encoding acyltransferase domain-containing protein — MTRPTVFMYSGQGSQYFHMTAELYERHPRYRLWLDHCDEIASPILGKSLLDTVFDPGRQKSDPFDSLADSNAALLCVEYSLTRVVQELGYRPDALLGYSLGEITAAVVAEVFPLELGISFAVDFARLLAERTPRAGMLAIVGPPELLLTHQSLFAGCWVTGRNFDGNFVVSGHAARIDALQAALRHEGVLCERLPVNWGVHTELIDPVEAEVRGLLGGLDFAPPQIPIVSATAAGLVDAVTADGIWAAMRNPVEFSRTVGKMTAETDATFIDLGPSATLATFVKYLLPPGSGSVQTSTINRFGNNLKSMSDFQEQTASIRG, encoded by the coding sequence ATGACCAGACCCACCGTGTTCATGTACTCGGGCCAGGGCTCCCAGTACTTCCACATGACCGCCGAACTGTACGAGCGGCATCCGCGCTACCGGCTCTGGCTGGACCACTGCGACGAGATCGCCTCGCCCATCCTCGGCAAGTCGCTGCTGGACACCGTCTTCGACCCGGGCCGGCAGAAGAGCGACCCGTTCGACTCGCTCGCGGACTCCAACGCCGCGCTGCTGTGCGTCGAGTACAGCCTCACCCGCGTCGTCCAGGAGCTGGGGTACCGTCCGGACGCCCTGCTGGGCTACAGCCTGGGGGAGATCACCGCGGCCGTGGTCGCCGAGGTCTTCCCGCTGGAGCTCGGCATCTCCTTCGCGGTCGACTTCGCGCGCCTGCTCGCCGAGCGGACGCCGCGCGCCGGCATGCTGGCGATCGTCGGCCCGCCCGAACTCCTGCTGACCCACCAGAGCCTGTTCGCCGGCTGCTGGGTGACGGGCCGCAACTTCGACGGCAACTTCGTGGTCAGCGGGCACGCCGCGCGGATCGACGCACTCCAGGCCGCCCTCCGGCACGAGGGCGTGCTCTGCGAACGGCTGCCCGTGAACTGGGGCGTGCACACCGAGCTGATCGACCCCGTCGAGGCGGAGGTCCGCGGCCTCCTCGGCGGGCTGGACTTCGCGCCGCCGCAGATCCCGATCGTCTCCGCCACGGCCGCGGGCCTGGTCGACGCGGTGACGGCCGACGGGATCTGGGCCGCCATGAGAAATCCGGTGGAGTTCTCGCGAACCGTCGGAAAGATGACCGCCGAGACCGATGCGACCTTCATCGACCTCGGACCCAGCGCCACGCTCGCGACCTTTGTGAAGTACCTCCTTCCGCCGGGCAGCGGCTCTGTGCAGACCAGCACCATCAACCGTTTCGGAAACAACCTGAAATCGATGAGCGATTTTCAGGAGCAGACGGCCTCGATACGAGGCTGA
- a CDS encoding SDR family oxidoreductase — MAPQSSAIRIYKDATAIITGGASGIGRALAEDLAARGCEVVLADLQLEQAEEAAARIRAAGGKATAARLDVTDHTEFARLVKDTVARTGRLDYLFNNAGISHGMGAGARHYRIEDWRRVIDVNLGGTVNGVQAAYNVMIDQGFGHIVNTASMAGLVPSPGTTSYVTTKHAVVGLSHNLRAEAAQLGVRVSVLCPGVIRTPFIEGGTYGREVEGVTGEQSKEMWEEKKPISPEEFAKKALDAVAKNQGIIIVPGFWKLFWWLFRISPSFCLNIATKNFKDLGRSTGSGGRHLEEKAASAAPEK; from the coding sequence ATGGCACCACAGAGCAGCGCCATCAGAATCTACAAGGACGCGACCGCGATCATCACGGGCGGCGCGTCGGGCATCGGCCGCGCCCTGGCCGAGGACCTCGCGGCCCGCGGCTGCGAGGTGGTCCTCGCGGACCTCCAGCTGGAGCAGGCCGAGGAGGCGGCCGCCCGGATCAGGGCCGCCGGCGGGAAGGCCACCGCGGCCCGGCTGGACGTGACCGACCACACCGAGTTCGCCCGGCTGGTCAAGGACACGGTCGCGCGGACCGGGCGCCTGGACTACCTGTTCAACAACGCCGGTATCAGTCACGGCATGGGCGCGGGAGCCCGCCACTACCGGATCGAGGACTGGCGCCGCGTCATCGACGTCAATCTCGGCGGCACCGTCAACGGCGTCCAGGCCGCGTACAACGTGATGATCGACCAGGGCTTCGGCCACATCGTGAACACCGCCTCCATGGCGGGCCTGGTCCCGAGCCCCGGCACCACGTCCTACGTGACGACCAAGCACGCCGTCGTCGGCCTCTCGCACAACCTGCGGGCCGAGGCCGCGCAGCTCGGTGTGCGGGTCAGCGTGCTCTGCCCGGGCGTCATCCGGACCCCGTTCATCGAGGGCGGCACCTACGGCCGCGAGGTCGAGGGCGTGACCGGCGAGCAGTCCAAGGAGATGTGGGAGGAGAAGAAGCCGATCTCCCCCGAGGAGTTCGCGAAGAAGGCGCTCGACGCCGTCGCCAAGAACCAGGGCATCATCATCGTCCCCGGATTCTGGAAGCTGTTCTGGTGGCTCTTCCGCATCTCGCCGTCGTTCTGCCTCAACATCGCGACGAAGAACTTCAAGGACCTCGGGCGGAGCACCGGATCCGGCGGCCGGCACCTGGAGGAGAAGGCCGCGTCGGCCGCACCGGAGAAGTAA
- a CDS encoding acyltransferase family protein codes for MAIPAQAAAPAGAPAERYHGLDALRGFALLLGVLLHATLAFIPGFSYTGWPIVDNSPSSPLAFAYFVIHLFRMPVFFLLAGFFGRMQYRRLKARGFFKERSKRILLPLLFGTLLVLPMNVILIAVVLGIKGPVDSLVPARAIVPVPLAHLWFLWVLYWLYVAVLVGHKLLGLFRKGGAAGSQGGGALERAVGRVCALGLEPVVLALPVAVCLWFFDQWHLWEGLPTPNTDLVPQLPTTVGYAVAFSFGWYLQKNPGTLQSWRRRWVGYVAAAVVVTVATAALGGFDPQSSLVTIDGQLALEPLTGGTKALCALGYGLAGWLWTLGLVGAALHFFAGFSPLRRYIADASYWIYIVHMPLVMALQVVVRHWPVHWALKYPFILAVALPILFLSYHYLVRSTWIGKMLNGRRYPRTLPTDPAARPAVVVGADAS; via the coding sequence GTGGCCATTCCCGCGCAGGCCGCGGCTCCTGCCGGAGCGCCCGCCGAGCGGTATCACGGCCTGGACGCGCTCCGCGGCTTCGCGCTGCTGCTCGGCGTGCTGCTGCACGCGACGCTCGCCTTCATCCCCGGGTTCAGCTACACCGGCTGGCCGATCGTCGACAACTCCCCGAGTTCGCCGCTGGCCTTCGCCTACTTCGTCATCCACCTCTTCCGGATGCCGGTCTTCTTCCTGCTGGCCGGCTTCTTCGGCCGGATGCAGTACCGGCGGCTGAAGGCGCGCGGCTTCTTCAAGGAGCGCAGCAAGCGCATCCTGCTGCCGCTGCTCTTCGGCACCCTGCTGGTGCTGCCGATGAACGTGATCCTGATCGCCGTGGTGCTCGGTATCAAGGGCCCGGTGGACAGCCTGGTGCCGGCCCGCGCGATCGTGCCCGTCCCGCTGGCGCACCTCTGGTTCCTCTGGGTGCTGTACTGGCTCTACGTGGCGGTGCTCGTCGGGCACAAGCTGCTCGGCCTGTTCCGCAAGGGCGGGGCCGCCGGGTCCCAGGGCGGCGGTGCGCTGGAGCGGGCGGTCGGCCGGGTCTGCGCCCTCGGCCTGGAGCCGGTCGTTCTGGCGCTGCCGGTCGCGGTGTGCCTCTGGTTCTTCGACCAGTGGCACCTCTGGGAGGGCCTCCCCACGCCCAACACGGACCTGGTGCCGCAGCTGCCGACCACCGTCGGCTACGCGGTCGCGTTCTCGTTCGGCTGGTACCTGCAGAAGAACCCCGGCACCCTCCAGTCGTGGCGCCGCCGCTGGGTCGGCTACGTCGCCGCGGCGGTCGTGGTGACCGTCGCCACCGCCGCCCTCGGCGGCTTCGACCCGCAGTCCTCGCTGGTCACGATCGACGGGCAGCTCGCACTGGAGCCGCTGACCGGCGGGACCAAGGCGCTCTGCGCGCTGGGCTACGGGCTGGCGGGCTGGCTCTGGACGCTCGGGCTCGTCGGCGCCGCGCTGCACTTCTTCGCGGGCTTCAGCCCGCTCCGGCGCTACATCGCGGACGCGTCGTACTGGATCTACATCGTCCACATGCCCCTGGTGATGGCCCTCCAGGTCGTGGTGCGGCACTGGCCGGTGCACTGGGCGCTCAAGTACCCGTTCATCCTGGCCGTCGCGCTGCCGATCCTCTTCCTGAGCTACCACTACCTGGTGCGCTCCACCTGGATCGGCAAGATGCTCAACGGCCGGCGCTACCCGCGGACCCTGCCCACCGACCCGGCCGCCCGGCCGGCGGTCGTGGTGGGCGCGGACGCGAGCTGA
- a CDS encoding 4'-phosphopantetheinyl transferase superfamily protein — MIEELIPPPAATAHAFTDHRAAVAALYPQEAAAVAQAVAKRRREYATVRMCARRALNGLGVPAAPLVAGRRGAPRWPAGVVGSMTHCAGYRAAAVGRSADFLGLGIDAEPNEPLPDDLLEFVSLPGERARLRDLADAAPEVRWDRLLFSAKEAVFKTWYPLTERELDFTEAELDFAPDTGSFSARLLVPGVDAGGRHLDGFTGRWLCREGLVVTAIALEQVAGH, encoded by the coding sequence GTGATCGAGGAACTGATACCCCCGCCCGCGGCCACGGCGCACGCGTTCACCGACCACCGGGCCGCCGTCGCCGCGCTGTACCCGCAGGAGGCCGCTGCCGTCGCCCAGGCCGTGGCGAAGCGCCGGCGGGAGTACGCCACCGTCCGGATGTGCGCCCGGCGGGCCCTGAACGGGCTGGGCGTACCGGCGGCGCCGCTGGTGGCGGGCCGGCGCGGCGCGCCGCGGTGGCCGGCGGGCGTCGTCGGCAGCATGACCCACTGCGCCGGCTACCGGGCCGCCGCCGTGGGCCGCTCCGCGGACTTCCTGGGGCTGGGCATCGACGCCGAGCCCAACGAACCGCTGCCGGACGACCTGCTGGAGTTCGTCTCGCTGCCCGGCGAGCGGGCCCGGCTCCGCGACCTGGCGGACGCCGCGCCCGAGGTCCGCTGGGACCGGCTGCTGTTCAGCGCCAAGGAGGCGGTCTTCAAGACCTGGTACCCGCTGACTGAGCGCGAACTCGACTTCACGGAAGCCGAGCTGGACTTCGCACCGGACACCGGAAGCTTCTCCGCGCGGCTGCTCGTCCCGGGGGTGGACGCCGGCGGCCGGCACCTGGACGGGTTCACCGGCCGCTGGCTCTGCCGCGAGGGCCTGGTGGTCACCGCGATCGCCCTGGAGCAGGTCGCCGGGCACTGA
- a CDS encoding HEAT repeat domain-containing protein, with translation MVPINTTDGTPQNTRVAGALGAEDSSVRLQAALAVGSTADPDFLEPLVRRCAVETDFFVRDMLSWALTRLPSELTLPRIRRELASEHTQARSQALHTLSKIGDRSAWAWITRDMLQDPDDEVARTAWRVAVVLVPEDERAELGDALVTQLGRGDRTVQLSLSRAFVDLGYVIEPALEKAATDPDPAVATHAAATALLLRDPETGFDAAVHEAKRMATLGPEPAAALAATAAAAAASGDTEASEAAGTTQAAAAATTGSTEPAEAVEAADC, from the coding sequence GTGGTCCCCATCAACACGACAGACGGAACCCCGCAGAACACCCGGGTGGCCGGCGCCCTGGGCGCCGAGGACTCCTCGGTCCGGCTTCAGGCGGCCCTGGCGGTCGGCTCGACCGCCGACCCCGACTTCCTGGAGCCGCTCGTCCGGCGGTGCGCGGTCGAGACGGACTTCTTCGTACGGGACATGCTGTCCTGGGCGCTGACCCGCCTCCCGTCGGAGCTCACCCTGCCCCGGATCCGCCGGGAACTGGCCTCCGAGCACACCCAGGCCCGTAGCCAGGCGCTGCACACCCTCTCGAAGATCGGCGACCGGAGTGCGTGGGCCTGGATCACCCGGGACATGCTGCAGGACCCGGACGACGAGGTCGCCCGGACCGCGTGGCGCGTCGCGGTCGTCCTGGTGCCGGAGGACGAGCGGGCGGAACTGGGCGACGCCCTGGTCACCCAACTCGGCCGCGGCGACCGCACGGTGCAGCTGAGCCTGAGCCGGGCCTTCGTCGACCTCGGCTACGTGATCGAGCCCGCCCTGGAGAAGGCCGCGACCGACCCCGACCCGGCGGTGGCCACCCACGCCGCTGCCACCGCGCTGCTCCTGAGGGACCCGGAAACCGGATTCGACGCGGCCGTCCACGAGGCGAAGCGGATGGCCACGCTGGGCCCGGAACCGGCCGCCGCGCTCGCCGCCACTGCCGCCGCCGCGGCCGCGTCGGGAGACACCGAGGCTTCGGAGGCCGCCGGCACCACGCAGGCTGCCGCCGCCGCGACGACCGGGTCGACGGAGCCCGCCGAGGCTGTGGAGGCCGCGGATTGCTGA
- a CDS encoding HEAT repeat domain-containing protein: protein MLIGDVARCSGVSTRMLRHYDALGLVRPTGRTVGGYREYSAEDVRRIFHVESLRSLGLSLKQVGRALEDPAFTPSALVGDLVRLTEDRLAREQELLERLRAIDASAPEGWQGVLRIVELMQGLNSTSAARRQQAVLARPEGVSVPAELLAGAVLAESDPHVAGALRWALARSGGDGVAMLVTGVRSEDVDIRRRAVLAIASMSEAPGATAVLADALGDEDPTVRRHAALALGRRGVTAAVPTLVGMVVGGSSDVDAAEALGTLSRDPGCADRILTALVDELATPTADSATRLRLTQALVELSGPAAREVLRGLAHDGDRAVALVASAFVGVLDEQQPEDRGDEES, encoded by the coding sequence TTGCTGATCGGCGATGTGGCCCGCTGCTCGGGGGTGAGCACCCGGATGCTCCGGCACTACGACGCCCTCGGGCTGGTGCGACCGACCGGTCGCACCGTCGGCGGCTACCGCGAGTACTCCGCCGAGGACGTCCGCAGGATCTTCCACGTGGAGAGCCTGCGGTCGCTCGGGCTCTCGCTCAAGCAGGTCGGGCGCGCGCTGGAGGATCCGGCCTTCACGCCGTCCGCCCTGGTCGGCGACCTCGTCCGGTTGACCGAGGACCGCCTGGCCCGGGAACAGGAGCTGCTGGAGCGGCTCCGCGCCATCGACGCGTCGGCGCCCGAAGGCTGGCAGGGCGTCCTGCGCATCGTCGAACTCATGCAGGGGCTGAACTCGACCAGCGCCGCGCGCCGGCAGCAGGCCGTGCTGGCCCGGCCGGAAGGCGTGTCGGTCCCCGCCGAGCTGCTGGCCGGGGCGGTCCTGGCCGAGTCCGACCCCCATGTCGCGGGCGCCCTGCGCTGGGCGCTCGCCCGTTCGGGCGGCGACGGCGTGGCGATGCTGGTCACCGGCGTGCGCTCGGAGGACGTCGACATCCGGCGGCGCGCGGTGCTGGCGATCGCCTCCATGTCCGAGGCCCCTGGGGCGACCGCGGTGCTTGCGGACGCCCTGGGGGACGAGGACCCGACGGTCCGCCGGCACGCCGCCCTCGCGTTGGGCCGGCGTGGTGTGACCGCGGCCGTCCCGACCCTCGTCGGGATGGTGGTCGGGGGCTCCAGCGACGTCGACGCGGCCGAGGCCCTGGGAACGCTGTCCCGGGACCCGGGGTGCGCGGACCGGATCCTGACCGCACTGGTCGACGAACTCGCCACGCCCACCGCGGACTCCGCGACACGGCTACGCCTGACCCAGGCACTGGTCGAGCTGTCGGGGCCCGCCGCACGGGAGGTCCTGCGCGGACTGGCCCACGACGGCGATCGCGCTGTCGCGCTGGTGGCCTCCGCCTTCGTCGGGGTCCTCGACGAGCAGCAGCCCGAAGACCGGGGCGACGAGGAATCCTGA